Below is a genomic region from Actinomyces weissii.
CCGGGTCGTGCTCCACCCAGCCGGGGCTGGGGAAGATCTGGGTGAACTCCTTCTGGCCGATGGACACGACCTCCCCGGCGTGGTTGAAGACGATGGCGCGGGAGGAGGTGGTGCCCTGGTCGATCGCCAGGACGTACTTCTTCTCGGTGTGCTCGGTCATGGATGGTCCTTTCAGCTGTTGGTTAGGGGTTGTGGGGGCTCGGGCCGGTGCGGGGCGCGCTCAGGCCAGGCCGCTGACGAAGGCGAGCACGGTGCCCGCGACGGCGCCCAGGAGCGGGCCGACCACCGGGACCCAGGCGTAGCCCCAGTCGGAGTCGCCCTTGCCCTTGATGGGCAGGAGGGCGTGGGCCACGCGCGGGCCCAGGTCGCGGGCGGGGTTGATGGCGTAGCCGGTGGGCCCGCCCAGGGAGGTACCGATCACCACGATGACCAGGGCCACGCCGAGGGGGCCGATCTGGCTCTGGGTGTGGCCGGAGACGTAGATCCACAGGATCAGGACGGCGGTGCCGATGGCCTCGGTCAGGGTGTTCCAGCCGTAGGAGCGGATGGCGGGGCCGGTGGAGAACACGGCCAGCTTGAGGGCCGGGTCGCAGTCCTCGTCAAAGTGCTGCTTGAAGGTCAGCCAGCACAGGACGGCCCCGGTGAAGGCCCCTAGCAGCTGGGCGACGCAGTAGACCAGCACGTTGGTGGCGGTGACGGCGATCCCGCCGGCGTCCAGGGCGGGCCCGTTCAGGGTGACCGCCGGGTCGAACAGGTGCCCGACCACCTTGGCCAGGGTCACGGCCGGGTTCAGGTGCCCGCCGGTGCCGTAGGCGACGTAGACGCCTGCGAGCACGGCCAGGCCCCACCCCCAGTTGATCATGAACCAGCCGGCGTCCTTGCCCTTGGACTTGGGCAGCAGGTTGGTGGCGACCACGCCACCACCAAGTAGCAGGAGGATGGCGGTGCCGAGGAGCTCGGACATAAATATCTGAGTGAGGCTCATTGCCAGCTGACTCACTTTCTGCACGTCCTTGTGCGTCGTGTGCGGCCTTGCGACGGGCGTCAGGCGCCTGGGGCCGGATCTGGGCGCCAAGCCTGTGCGGGAAGGTGACCTGGGCCCGTCAGTAGAATGAGGGTAGGTCACAAAGTGCTTGCGCCTGCCTGCTTCTGGTGGGCTGTTCGGGGCCGGCCGCCGTCCCGGGCCAGCCGTCTCGGCGGGGGTCTGCCTTGTGCCTGTAGGGACAAGTGCAGGTGGTCTACGGGCCGGGCAGGATAAGGTGCAGCCTCCTGCCCCACCGGGTGAACGTTTGTGCTAGGTGCGTGCACGATTTTCTAACAGCGTGTACTTCTAGAACCAGGACGACTGGGATGGTCCCCAACCGGGACGGCCCGGCCCCGGCACTCTGGGCTAGGAGGACCAGCGTGAGAACCATGAGCGCGGACGTCGTCGTCATCGGCGGCGGGGCCACTGGCGTCGGTGCCGCCCGCGACGCCGCCATGCGCGGGCTGCAGGTGGTGCTCCTGGAGCGGGCGGACCTGGCGCAGGGAACCTCCGGGCGCTTCCACGGGCTGCTGCACTCCGGGGGCCGCTACGTCGTCTCCGACCCTGAGTCCGCCCAGCAGTGCGCCCAGGAGAACGACGTCGTCAGCCGCATCCACGCCAACGCCGTCGAGCGGACCGGTGGGCTGTTCGTGGTCACCCCCCAGGACGACCTGGACTTCTCCGAGCAGTTCCTCGCCGGGGCCCGGGAGAACGGGGTGGCCTGTGAGGAGGTCACCCCCGGCCAGGCCCTGCGCCTGGAGCCCCGCCTCAACCCGGGCCTGAAGCGGGCCTTCCGGGTCAACGACGCCGCCGTGGACGGCTGGCAGATGGTCTGGGGAGCCGCCCGCTCCGCCCAGGCCTACGGCGCCCAGGTGCTCACCTACCACGAGGTCACCGGCTTCGTCGTGGAAGGCACCGGCAGCGACCGGCGGGTGGTGGCCGTGCGCGCCCGCGGCCTGAAGACCGGTGAGGAGCTGACCGTCTCCAGCGCCGTGGTCATCAACGCCGCCGGGCCCTGGGCCGGACGGGTGGCCGCGCTGGCCGGGGCCACCAGCGTGGAGGTGGTCTCCGGCGCGGGCGTGATGGTGGCCGTCAACCACCGGCTCGTCAACCACGTCGTCAACCGCTGCGTCAAGCCCGCTGACGGTGACATCATCGTCCCCGCCCACACGGTCACGGTTATCGGCACCACCGACCACCGGGCCGAGGACCCTGACCACCTGGCCATCCCCCGGGACGAGGTGGCCTACATGCTGGACCAGGGGGAGGTGCTCCTGCCCGGCTTCCGGGAGAGCCGGGCCGTGCACGCCTGGGCCGGAGCCCGGCCCCTGGTGCTGGACAAGCGCGTCTCCGGGGACGACACCCGCCACATGAGCCGCGGCATGACCGTCATCAGCCACCGGGAGGCCGACGGCGTGGCCGGGATGGTCACCGTCGCGGGAGGCAAGCTCACCACCTACCGCCTCATGGCCAAGCTGGCCGTCGACGCCGCCTGCGCCGAGCTGGGGGTGCAGGCCGCCTGCACCACCGACACCGAGCCCTGCCCCGGGGCCGAGGCAGGGCGCAACCACCGGGCCACCCACCGCCTGGAGCAGCGTGAGGCCGACCGCCTGGAGAACCAGGTAGTCTGCGAGTGCGAGCTGGTCACCCGCCAGCAGGTCACCGACCTGCTGCAGGAGCAGCCCAACGCCTCCATAGACGACCTGCGCCGCCAGCTGCGCGTCGGCATGGGCCCCTGCCAGGGAGGCTTCTGCTCGCCCCGGGTCGCCGGGATACACGCCAGCTGCCAGCAGGCCCAGGCCGCCACCTCCACCGAGATGCTGCGCACCTTCCTGCGCCACCGCTGGATCGGCCTGTGGCCCGTCCTGCACGGGCTGCAGGTGCGTGAGGCGGCCCTGAACCTGTGGATGGTCCAAGGGACCCTGGCCCTGGAGGACCTGCCCGCCAC
It encodes:
- a CDS encoding MIP/aquaporin family protein, whose protein sequence is MSLTQIFMSELLGTAILLLLGGGVVATNLLPKSKGKDAGWFMINWGWGLAVLAGVYVAYGTGGHLNPAVTLAKVVGHLFDPAVTLNGPALDAGGIAVTATNVLVYCVAQLLGAFTGAVLCWLTFKQHFDEDCDPALKLAVFSTGPAIRSYGWNTLTEAIGTAVLILWIYVSGHTQSQIGPLGVALVIVVIGTSLGGPTGYAINPARDLGPRVAHALLPIKGKGDSDWGYAWVPVVGPLLGAVAGTVLAFVSGLA
- the glpA gene encoding anaerobic glycerol-3-phosphate dehydrogenase subunit GlpA, giving the protein MSADVVVIGGGATGVGAARDAAMRGLQVVLLERADLAQGTSGRFHGLLHSGGRYVVSDPESAQQCAQENDVVSRIHANAVERTGGLFVVTPQDDLDFSEQFLAGARENGVACEEVTPGQALRLEPRLNPGLKRAFRVNDAAVDGWQMVWGAARSAQAYGAQVLTYHEVTGFVVEGTGSDRRVVAVRARGLKTGEELTVSSAVVINAAGPWAGRVAALAGATSVEVVSGAGVMVAVNHRLVNHVVNRCVKPADGDIIVPAHTVTVIGTTDHRAEDPDHLAIPRDEVAYMLDQGEVLLPGFRESRAVHAWAGARPLVLDKRVSGDDTRHMSRGMTVISHREADGVAGMVTVAGGKLTTYRLMAKLAVDAACAELGVQAACTTDTEPCPGAEAGRNHRATHRLEQREADRLENQVVCECELVTRQQVTDLLQEQPNASIDDLRRQLRVGMGPCQGGFCSPRVAGIHASCQQAQAATSTEMLRTFLRHRWIGLWPVLHGLQVREAALNLWMVQGTLALEDLPATPPPPQVATAITGAEDGEQDAADLAAARAWLSQAPVVAAAAPAVRETHQEGAA